Part of the Oxyura jamaicensis isolate SHBP4307 breed ruddy duck unplaced genomic scaffold, BPBGC_Ojam_1.0 oxyUn_random_OJ71801, whole genome shotgun sequence genome is shown below.
CCTCTGCTGCCACCCCCTTCACCCTCTCCTTCGCCGCAGGGCGAcatccagcagctgctgatcGTGCCGGACCCCGCGGCCGCCCACTCCTACTGCCAGCTCTACATGCCAGCCTGTGACCAGCCCCTGCTCTACCCGCTCCTGGCCCCCTTCCTGGAGGAGGTAGGCACCCAACCAGGGACAAAAGtcggggggggggacaccctCGGGAGCTCCCCTCCTGCTTATGCCCCCCCGATGCCCACGTATTTCTCTGCGCTGCCCCTCGCAGAGCGGCCCGGAGCCCAGCGCCGCCCCGCGTAGGAAGGGCAAGAAGGGCAAGGGGAAAGGCAAGCGCAAGGGGAAGGGCAAGAAGAGGAGGaacaaggagctgcaggagcagcacgaGGCCTCCGAGCCCTCCGCCGTGACCAACCAGGTAGTGAGGGTGAGCAGCCGAGCCCCGAATCTGGTTTCAATACGGAGCAGTGTGCATGTATCCGGGCCCCAAGGTGGACCTGGATGCGTCTCCGAGCTGGCAGTGCCTCGGCACGGTGCTCGCACCGTGCCGCACGCAGCCCTTCGCATCCAGAGCAGCTTCCCCGCCTCGTCTTTGTGCAATTTGGGGGCAAAACGGGCCGGCTCCGgcagcgctgcccccccccccccggtggaGCCAGACCTTTGGGTCTGTTGGACGCGATGTTGGCAGGGCGCTGGCCACGCCGGCTCCTCCCCGCGCCTGCAAGGACGCCGGTCCCGACCGCACCTGGGGCTGAGGCGTCCCCACGGCTCCTGGCCTCGTCCCAGGACCCGCTGGGGGTCCcctgggggcagccccctcTTCGCCTTCGTCCTCCCTTGGCTCTGGAAGTGGgtcagggctgcagctggaggccgCACGCTGGCCAAGGGCCGTGGTCCCTCCTGCCGATGACTCAGCCTTGGCCGGGTGGGAGAGCCCCGGCGAGGGGTGGCcgtgctccaggtgctgctcCGAGCCAGGGGCTGCGCGGCCCCGACGTGCAGGGGAAcggcagccccggctgcccagccctgcctcgcCTTCCCCTGGGTGCCCCAGCCCCAAGAGACCGACGGCTCCGGCGTCCCAAAGCTGGGCTGCGGCAGGGTGGGGACACCCCAAAATCACGGCGTCGCTGCGGGACCCCGTGAGGGTCGCGGGCCAGCGCCTCCCTCTGCTGTAGTGCTGAGGTCCTCAACCCTGTGCCCTTTCCACATCGCCCAAGGCCAGCGCACCCACGCCGACGCCGCCGTCTCTGGAGGACAGCTCCCCACCGCCGGTCACCTCCAGCCTGGCCACCACTGTGAGCGTCGCCCTGAACCACACCGACCCCTTCGAGGTACCGGGAGCAGCGGCGGGCAGGGGGTGTCCACCCCTGCCCATCTCCAACATCTCCCCCCGTTCCTCAGGACGCCGGCGAAGAGCTCGTGCTGGAATCCGGGGAGGACGGAGCCGCTGGGGCTACCAGCGCGGAGCTGCCCGGCTACGAGGACTACTACGACGGGGACCCTGCGAGCCCGGAGCGGTTCGGCCCCGCCGAGCGGGAGGAGACGGTGATCCGGGCTCCCCAGGTAACGCTGGGGACGAGGACCGGGACCCCCTCCAGCCACGGCCGGACGAGCTGGGGCCACGGTATGGGGTCCGGGGGCCGTGTAAGCGGTTCGGAGCTCAGCCCCGAGCTGGCGGCCGCGTCCCCTCACCGCGGCGCCGCGCTGCGTCCCGCAGGAGCCCAGCCTGAAGGGGGACAAGGGCGAGCCGGCCGTCGTGGAGCCGGTGAGCAGGGGGGGGCCACGGCCGCTCGGGGACACGCGGAGCCCTGCTGCAGGTCACCTGTGGGTGGTGGCTTGCGGGACAAGGGCGCGGGGACGTGCTGTGCTCCACTCCCTTCTCTTTTAGGATCGGCGATTCGAGGGGCCGCCGGGACCCCCGGGCCCTGCGGTAAGGAGCgaaggggaaggggggtgctgctgctgcggggagGGCTTGCAGTAGCCCAAGCATTAACGCGCCTCCGTGTGCTCCGCAGGGGGAAACGGGACCCCTGGGACCACCGgggctcccagggctgcccgGAGACCCCGGAGAGCAGGTATGGAGCAGACggggagggagagcagccccgcCACGGGGCCGGCTGTGGGGCCGCAGGTGTCTCGGCGGCCGTGCCGCTGCATGCCGGGGCGTGCGGGGCGGTGGAGCTGCAGGCCCTGACCTGACAGCCCGGCTTCTGCTGGCGTGACGGTGACGAGcacccccccctttccccccctaCACCCCCTCCCCCAGGGCCCCGCAGGACGGCCGGGGCTGCCAGGAGCCGACGGGATCCGCGGCCCGGCCGGGACCATGATCATGCTGCCGGTAGGTGCTGGGGCGGCGcagggacgtggggctgggggggggtggCTCCCCCCCCTGCCCTCACTCCGTCCCTCTCCCAGTTCCAGTTTGGGGGAGACTCCCTCAAGGGCCCCACCGTCTCCTTCCAAGAAGCCCAAGCCCAGGCGATCCTGCAGCAGGCGAAGGTGAGGACCCCCGCGCCCacccccagcagctcagcctccccgctcccccctcacccctctcctcctttctctccccagcttGCCATGAagggcccccccggccccatgGGGCTCACCGGCCGCCCGGGTCCCCTGGTGAGTGCTGCAGCCGTGGGGGCCGCTGCGGGGCCCCCCGGGGTGCCCACCCCACCAAGACACCTCACACGGGGGTCTTTGGGCGCCTCAGCAGACCCTCGTGGCCGGGGGCTCCACgttctcctgtttgttttttttctagggTCTGCCAGGACACCCGGGCCTGAAAGGGGACGCAGGGGACATGGGGCCGCGGGTGAGTCTCGTAAGCTTTGGGTGCGGGGGCCGTTGGAAGCCTTCCTCTCCTCTGACGCCTCTCCTTCTTCTCCATCAGGGTCCCCGGGGACTGCAGGGACCGCCGGGACCACCGGGGAAGCTGGGCAGACGGGTAAGCGCTGTGGGTTTTAAtttcagccccccccccccccaaaaaaaaaacatcttggcCTCTTGCCACGTGCAGACAAAAGTGCCACCAACTGCCCCTGGCCCCAGGGGGCACGCGGAGGCTTTCGCCCCTTCCTTTACCCCCTCGCTTCCTCTTGCAGGGTCGCGCTGGAGCAGACGGTGCCAGGGGTCTCCCGGGGGACACCGGACCCAAGgtgcttggggggggggtgcaggaCGCCCACGTCCCCTTTGCTGCCGGGGACGGGGACGTGGGCTCATCCTGTCGCTTGTGCCCCTCAGGGTGACCGGGGCTTCGATGGCTtgccggggctgccgggggagAAGGGCCACAGGGTAAGCGCCGCCGCGCCGCGTCCCCTCCTGCCACCGCCACCGTCCCGTTGTCCCCTCACCTCCTCTGTCCCCTAGGGTGACGTGGGGAAGCCAGGACCAgcgggcagccccggggagaAAGGCGCCAGGGTGAGGagcctggggagggctggggaaggatcAGGCCCCGGTGGCGTGGGCAGGACGCGCTCAGCTCCTCTCTGTCCCTTCCAGGGCTCCGACGGCTTGCCGGGACCGCGGGGGCAACCGGGGGAACCCGTGAGtatccggggggggggggtggcctcggttctcccccagccccaggagctgggggggtggggggcacgaGGAGCCAGGACAGCCACGCTTGGGGGGCTTCGGCCCACGGGATTCCTCCCCGCAGCTTTTTGGAGGGGAGGTTTGGGCTCCCGACGCAAATACAGGGCCCGCTGCTCACACCTCTGTCCTTGGCCCTAGGGCATGCGAGGGCTCATCGGCTCCCGCGGCTCCCCTGGCCCCCCGGGACCACCGGTAAGGGGCAGCGTCCGTCTGCCCGCCTGTCCCTACCTTGCGCcgagagggtttttttttcctgcggCGTCGCCTTCGGGTGCAGGGCCCTGaggctccctccttcccccgcAGGGTGCCAGCGGCATCGACGGCGCGCCGGGACCCAAAGGCAACGTGGTGGGTGTCAGTGGGGGGaaggagcccccccccccccgaattAACCCCAAGGGAGGGGAGGCACCGGAGGGTGCCTGCGGGTTTTGGGCTGTGCTGATGGATTTCCTCTGCGCCCCCCCCCGCAGGGAATCCAAGGGGAACCGGGCCCCCCGGGACAGCAAGGAAACCCCGGTCTGCAGGTACGTGGCTgtgactgggggggggggtgtccccagggggctgggggtccctTCTCAGCACCCCAATGTTCTCTCGCAGGGTCTGCCCGGCCCCCAGGGCCCCGTCGGGCTGCCAGGGGACAAGGTGAGTCCGGAGCTGGCACAGACAAGGGGGTGGCCCCCGCTGAGGTCCCACCGCGTCCCCAACATGTCCTCCTCTCGCCCAGGGCCCGCCGGGGAAGCCAGGAATCCAAGGGGTGGCTGGGGCCGACGGACCCCCGGTGAGTACCGACGAGGGGATTTGGGGTCGCGCTGGTCCCCAGCACCGCGGGGACGACGGGGACGGCGTCACCTCCCCGGCTTGGGGCTCATTTTTGGGGCGTCCTGGCAGGGTCACCCTGGCCGAGAAGGGCCGGCCGGAGAGAAAGGCCTCCAGGTAAGGGGACGGTCCCCAACCCCGTGTCCCAGGCACGGCCATGGGgtctcctctgttttctttttgctgatgctcagcctgtccccagggtcCTGTGGGTGCCCCAGGTCCCGTCGGCTATCCGGGACCCCGCGGGGTGAAGGTAAGcacagctcccccccccctccaccacGCGCTGCGTGGCCATGCTGAGGAACGGTGTGGGGGGCCAGGGGGCGTCCCCCAGGCTGGGGTCCTCCCTCCGACCCCTTTTTGTCTCTGCAGGGAGCTTTTGGGGTGCGGGGCCTGAAGGGCAGCAAAGGGGAGAAGGTAAGGGGTGCGGTGGCGAGGGGACAGCAAGGGGGTGGGGGTCTTTGTCCCGGGGTTGCCCCTGGTTTTGGGGAGCACTCGTCCCTGCCCTGTGATAGCCCTGGGGTTGGGGGGTCAGGGCGGCCCC
Proteins encoded:
- the LOC118159722 gene encoding collagen alpha-1(XI) chain-like, with the protein product MKDGRDGVAVTAGICTQRPGTEDPDFAFRVDNRTQLSAPTRQLFPDSSFPEDFSILATVRARRGGQAFLLSIYDERGVQQLGLELGRSPVFLYEDQDGHPAPERYPVFRKVNLADGRWHRVALAVEGTNVSLLVDCRLVATLPLERGPRPVVSTEGVTLFGGRLLDEEVFEGDIQQLLIVPDPAAAHSYCQLYMPACDQPLLYPLLAPFLEESGPEPSAAPRRKGKKGKGKGKRKGKGKKRRNKELQEQHEASEPSAVTNQASAPTPTPPSLEDSSPPPVTSSLATTVSVALNHTDPFEDAGEELVLESGEDGAAGATSAELPGYEDYYDGDPASPERFGPAEREETVIRAPQEPSLKGDKGEPAVVEPDRRFEGPPGPPGPAGETGPLGPPGLPGLPGDPGEQGPAGRPGLPGADGIRGPAGTMIMLPFQFGGDSLKGPTVSFQEAQAQAILQQAKLAMKGPPGPMGLTGRPGPLGLPGHPGLKGDAGDMGPRGPRGLQGPPGPPGKLGRRGRAGADGARGLPGDTGPKGDRGFDGLPGLPGEKGHRGDVGKPGPAGSPGEKGARGSDGLPGPRGQPGEPGMRGLIGSRGSPGPPGPPGASGIDGAPGPKGNVGIQGEPGPPGQQGNPGLQGLPGPQGPVGLPGDKGPPGKPGIQGVAGADGPPGHPGREGPAGEKGLQGPVGAPGPVGYPGPRGVKGAFGVRGLKGSKGEKGEDGFPGFKGDMGPKGDRGDQGSLGPRGEDGPEGLKGQTGPMGEPGAAGPAGEKGKLGVPGLPGYPGRQGPKGSAGFPGPLGLAGEKGKRGKAGQAGQTGQRGPPVSGRSPRPELGVMGIAPGCPDGITPGAIRKPGGAGCTPQGPSW